In one Gracilinanus agilis isolate LMUSP501 chromosome 6, AgileGrace, whole genome shotgun sequence genomic region, the following are encoded:
- the LOC123252830 gene encoding mas-related G-protein coupled receptor member X1-like, producing the protein MASMPTPGEREYLQDKAMERSANQSAIPGVFGEYYGLATWTRSLHLVISLLGLLGNSIILWLLGFRTRRNPFSVYILNLAGADALYLLGRFVFSMERLISHVDYVILIAVFYFTTISYSVSLSLLAAISTERCLAAFFPVWYRCHRPKHASAIVCTALWVLPVLFWGAEMILCAFVYYLRFCFSVKIVQVVWFIHFSPVLGGTSLSLVLRVQCCSQRRQPPTLYLLVLLLVLGFLLCGLPLGIEDVLWRLGFDFKPLWLPSLLACVNSSLKPLIYFFLGSQRHRRGREPLRVVLQRALADEHELDRMKDTPPHQLSGDALLRLRTRSSDWEPVKREPLPRAEAPSYFPESSSQNPAPPLMLVPRV; encoded by the coding sequence ATGGCTTCGATGCCCACACCTGGGGAGCGGGAATACCTTCAGGACAAAGCGATGGAGAGAAGTGCGAACCAGAGTGCAATTCCTGGAGTATTTGGAGAATATTATGGATTAGCCACCTGGACTAGGAGCCTCCATTTGGTCATTTCCCTGCTTGGGCTGCTGGGGAACAGCATCATCCTGTGGCTCCTGGGCTTCCGCACCCGGAGGAACCCCTTCTCCGTCTACATCCTCAACCTGGCCGGGGCTGACGCCCTCTACCTGTTGGGCCGCTTCGTGTTCTCCATGGAGAGACTGATTAGTCACGTTGATTACGTCATACTCATAGCCGTGTTCTACTTTACAACCATATCGTATAGCGTGAGCCTGAGCCTGCTGGCTGCGATCAGCACCGAGCGCTGTCTAGCCGCCTTCTTCCCGGTCTGGTATCGGTGTCACCGCCCCAAGCACGCGTCCGCTATAGTGTGCACCGCCTTATGGGTTCTGCCCGTCCTGTTCTGGGGAGCAGAAATGATCCTTTGTGCCTTCGTGTATTATCTCAGGTTCTGTTTCTCCGTCAAAATTGTCCAAGTCGTGTGGTTCATCCACTTCAGCCCAGTGCTGGGCGGGACGAGTCTGAGTTTGGTGCTGAGGGTCCAGTGCTGTTCGCAACGCCGGCAGCCGCCCACCCTCTACCTCCTCGTCCTGCTCCTGGTCCTCGGGTTCCTGCTCTGTGGCCTGCCTTTGGGGATAGAAGATGTCCTATGGAGATTGGGCTTCGATTTCAAGCCACTTTGGCTCCCTTCCCTCCTGGCCTGCGTAAACAGCAGCCTGAAACCCCTCATTTACTTCTTCCTGGGCAGCCAAAGACATAGAAGAGGGAGGGAGCCGCTTAGGGTGGTCCTGCAGAGGGCCCTGGCGGACGAGCACGAATTAGATAGAATGAAGGACACGCCGCCACACCAGCTCTCGGGCGATGCCCTTCTGAGGCTAAGAACAAGAAGCTCAGACTGGGAGCCCGTGAAAAGGGAGCCCTTGCCCAGGGCTGAAGCTCCCTCCTACTTCCCTGAAAGCTCCAGCCAGAATCCCGCCCCACCCCTGATGTTGGTGCCTAGGGTTTGA